The Arachis duranensis cultivar V14167 chromosome 9, aradu.V14167.gnm2.J7QH, whole genome shotgun sequence genomic sequence taataatacaAACAGAAAGTATGAGAACAACAATTTAACTGAACAATTTTATTCTGAATTGCAGAGAGCAAGAACCTCATTTTCAACAACAAATTAACTATAATAATTTTCAAGCAACAAAAGATTTAGCTCAAAAGATGATTTATAGATTTACAGCAACACAAAATTTAACCAAGTGATTATTTCAACAAGACAACAATAGATTCAATTTTTAGTGATgataataaataacaaattcaaCTCAATGATTATTTTCAGCTAACAAACAAATTTAACTAAGTGATTATTCAACAAAAACAGCAGCAAATTCAAGGTTCAATCAACTCAGTAAAGATTATCGGCAACAAACAAACTTAAGCTAAGTGATGATTTCAGCAAAAATATgccaattattaattattgttgaaaaattgaagaacaaaAGTTGACTTATACCTCAATTACTCATCCCAATTAGATAAGCTTAACAACTGGCATTGGCCCATAGGATTCATGAAAATTTTCTCATCAACTTTCAACCTCATCAACAAATGAGTTCAAGAAGAAATAACGCAttctttattcaaaaaaaaagttaagagaagcaaaaaataaataaataaatgaagtcTAAAATATCATTATAAATTTTAGCACCTTTTGCATCATCAGAAGTCCTGGTGAAACCTCAACGATCTTATAACCAAAATGCAAAAGTTGCAACAGTATATTGTcagctatattttttttcttgttcatttGGACGCATCGATGCATCCAATTTCACTTTGATGCCAAAACAATGTTGTCTTTAACATTTGAAACTGGAGAAAGAAATACACATGCCGCTATTAAAATAACAATATCTATTAATTCTAAGTAATAGCCTACAATTTGAAGATCACATTGAAAATAATAACTGTagcaattttttttgtctttgctcAAGCAGTTTGCTATTTAAATCTAACAACATATAAATTCTCACACTTCAACCCTAGAAAAACTCATAAGACTACAATTTTCaagcaaaatagaaaataagaaatgcTTGGTATTAATTACGTTAGGACTGAATCTATGAAAAAATTATGCCtttaaaaacaacaaattcaaggttCGTGATAATCAATAAACAGCAACACATTCAACTTTCAGCAACAAATTACTTTTAGtaacaaaatcaaaatgcagTGATGCAGCAACAAAATTGAAACAGAAAGAACAGGGTAATTTGTTGAAACTCACCAAATCGGGTTGCGCAAAGGAAGCTAACGGCCAGGGAGAAGCTGACGGCAAGGCTCCAAGCAAGAAGACGACAATGAAGACCAGCTCACCGGGACCTGCTGCCTCTGCTGCTGGCGACGAAGATTGCAGGGAAGGCGCGCGTTTGAATGCGAGACGATGACGAGACAGAGAGCGACGACGACTACCAGTCCCGCGGCGGCGACGATAGCGGAGAAGGCGCGCCGAGACGGTGACGACAGAGAGCGACAACGAAGACCAGGTGCGAGACCGGGACAGTGAAAAGCAAGAAGACGACGACCACTACCCCACCCAAGGGGCCAGATGCCGGTTCTGTCTGCTTCTGCCGCCGGCGAAGCGAGCGCAGGGAAGGGAGTGCTTGAGCTGACGAGAGCTTGATAGACCGGAGACGGGAGGTGAGAGACCGGAGATGAGACTAGCTGACGAGAGCTTGAGTTCGTGGAAGAGAGTGGCGAGAAACTGAGAGTCGAGAGAGGAGACTGGAGAAAGCGTTAGTCCCTGAGATTCACACTATTATTCATTTTGGTCCTGTGATTCAGCATCTAGTATGGCAAGAAGGATGCCGCCATTtcagtattttatttatttagttatccCGAAAAGAGTTGACCGTTAGTGCCAAATTTTAATTTGGAggattaatataaataattttaaattttaaggacTAAAATAAGTAATTGGCATAAATCTCAAAGACCAAAATGAAGATTTGGTGATCTTCAGCAATTAGCTTTTGAGGGAGGAAAAAGGAGCAAGGGCTGAGGGGGATGAAACAGCGCCgtccattcttttcttttttataaaaaatatcatgacCCCTGTCCAGTCATATAAACCGGTTGGATCACCGGTTTTGCTGAAAAGTCAACAACCTGCCAGGTCAACCCGGGTTTTAGTGGGTTCGATACCTGATCGATCCAACTAGTGGTTCGGTCCGATCAGGTGGTCGGATAACGGGTCGAACTGAATTTAATAACAATAAGTCCAACCAAACATGATCACATCTTGAAACTAGATGTATACATGCAAATACAAATCACACAATCAAAATAATTGCACCCCAGAAGGTAACAAGTgatatatcatatcatatctACATATGTGttaagaaaacaagaaaaaaaaaagctgtTTATACATTGATTATGAAAACAACTGAATGTATGaactgaaagaagagaaagaaggctGATAAATACAATTATCATATACACCACCTTTAACTTTATAGTTTCTTCATGGTTAATTCAGTCATGTATATAGTTTCTTCATCAATGGTGATGGCATAATAATCTATCTGCTCCCTCCTTCTTTTCACTTTCTCATAGTAGCACCAGCAGCATTGCTCTTGTTGGAAATTGTCCCCACCTTGCCTGGAGTAGAAAGCCTTCTTGAATTTGAAGTTGGAGATTGAGACAAAGAGAGTCTCTTGTTTACTGCAGCAGCAGGACTTGATTTCTCAGATGAGCTAACACTGCTCTTTGCCATGTTGAAGGATTTTGAGGCCTTTGTTGCTGCTGCTTTCTTTGGTGATCTGTTCATAGGTGAGTTAAGGAGCTCATCATCCCTCGCAGGCGAAATGGCGATGCTGTGCCTACGGTTGCCCTCCCTCCTAATGCCAAATGCATTCCTCTTGTCTCCATCACCACCCCAGGAACCAAGTTTAGGACTAGCTGCCCTGAGACTCCTTGGAGTGGGGGAAGCTGTGAAAAAGGCTGTGGACTTTGATGGGGTGAGTACATTTGAGGGCGAGTTAAGGCCGCTGCGCGACCGGCCTGTTTTTATGGCCCTAGGGGAGTTCTTGCTAATGTTAGCATCGTCGCGTAGAGTATACAGTTTGGTTATTTCGCCAACTGATAGCGTGCTTCTGGCTGTGCTAATTAGAGGTGCAGGCTCATTGTGTTGGAATGTGCTTTGTCCCTCCCATGGCCTTACAGCCATCCATCTCTCAAGCCAATTCCAGCCCCAGTGAGGATTGTTTGGATCCATAAACGAGGCGTTCGTGCCTGATTTTAGATTGTTCCTCCAAGTTTGCTGTTGGAGAAAGTGATTCAGTTATCCATAAATGAAAAAATCAGAGAAATTCTTTCAAGTCTGTTTATGCTTCTACATGAAAATTAGTCTAAAATGTAGTATACCTGATGTGTCATTGAATAAGCCAGAGCCTTCTCCCTTCTCATGGTAGCAATTTGCCTGTGCAACAATTTTGCTTCAACTTGCTCTTTTGAATCCTTTCTATGATCCCATTCAGCTTGCTATACAAGTATTTATCACTTCATCAGTAAATAATGTAAAAGAAGCATTGAAATCACATATCATGCATTCCAAGATTTTGTTAAGAACAAAAACCTAATGAAAAAACACCAGAACAAGAATGCTTAAGAAACAttcataaaaatcataaaaatgcaGCTTACAGCAGCTTGCAATTTCTCAAGCTCCTTCTCCCGTTTCTGCAGGAGCTGGCGCTGAAGTGCCTGGTTCTCCTCAGACATTCTGATCTTCCTCGCGCGAACTTGAGACTGCAGTTTCGAAAGAGTCTGCATGCATTGCAAGGTAGAGGCTGATTGCCTTTTCACAGATTGCCCTCTTACCAATGTTCTCAACCTCGACAAACCTCTCAAGCCTCGCAGTTTTTTCCTCGCCTAAAACCACCAAAACAATGATTGTTTTATTgaaaagaaatcaaaccaaaGTGCTGTTGCTGTTAGAGACAATATCTACTTGAAATTGTTATGATCATTCCAATACAATCACTGAATAATAGCATACAACAGATCCTAAATATATATTATCCATCAACCAAAATTTTGTTTGGTAGAAAGTTAATTGGAAGTAGTCCTTCAAATGAATGCAAGAAAACTCAAATGTAACAAACTTCTTAGAGCAAAGCAAAATGTATAATAATCCCCTTCAACCAATAATTGATGAACAAACTTCATCAATTGTTCATGCAACATGATCCAAATAGGATGGTAACAATGCAAGGCAATACCAGATATCCGCGGAAGGCTGTCTGAATTATGATTGCTGCTTCATCATCCTTCAGTTTTTCACGGCGACGAGGCGTCACAGTCTTGGGACGAGTAGCCTCAGCCGCGGCCGCGACAGCAGCACCTGCTGCGACAGCAGTAGCCAAGACCAAAGAGAAAGCCTGCTGGTCCGGCTCATTCTGACCTGCCACTCTTGCTTGTTTTGGTTCTTTCTTACGCGGAAGCGCCGGAACAACTACTATTCCCTGCGCTTCATTTCCGGCTTCATTGTTATCATGGTGTCCAAAACATCCTAATTTGGACTTACTATTGCTATGGCTATGGCCATGACTATGGGTTTTCTGTGGTTTTGTGTTCTTTTCCTGAAACAAAGACAAAACGGTTTCAATGAGAATTGAGAAACTAGAACCTTCCTTTGATTTCCAAACATGATGAAGAGATTATTCAAACCTGGTCCTTTTTGTTTTCAGAACCAAAAACTTTCTTCACAGCAGAGAACCAACTCCCTTTCCTCCCCATCTCCAATTCCTTTAACTTTAAGAAAATGCAGAAGGAAAAATCATATTTTGATTAACATAGAAAGGACCAAGTTCAATCAATTAAAGGAAACCAAAGCGAATTCGGAAGAAGAAGCTTGTGTTGAAAGTAATTAAATTCAACCACGTTACAAAACcactaaataaaatctaatgcagATTGAATTCAATTCCAAGCAAAAATGTTATAAGGAAACAGAAATATGATTAGAAAATGGAAACAAATTATGAAAGAAGAACAACCGATGACATGCATTCATCCATTTCAGTAATTCAATGAACAAATATGAAATGTAGGATGAACCCAGATAACAGATTTCAAAAAGCCATCAAACCCAGGTCAAAATTTCCAATTTTGAACAATAAAACCAAAGCAATGAAGCAAATTTTGgaagtaataataatcataataaaaataataacgcAATGAACAAATAAATGCGGAATTAAGAACCCACATAGCATATAATAATCCAATGGGAAAACCATGAAACTAAATTGAAGGTATAGATGGAAAAAGAACACACCTTTGCATGAGAATCAGAGAGATGTCTCTGCAAAATGAAGGTGAAGATAAAGAAAGGACAAAAAGGGAGGGaaggaaagaaaggaaaaagaaagaaagaaagaaagtttCAACAAATGGAAGAAAGAAACCTATTTTACGTTAATAAACACGAATCATTACAAGCCAGGATTTGGTGTTAGGATCCCTTGTGCCCAATTGTGACTACTAATTTTAACCCTcattattttctcaattttaaataataaaagttaaCAGATTCTTCCAAAACAGATGGACAGAAAATCATAATGTAACTAAATTAACAGTTTCCTAAGTTGTCATTTTCTTGGTTCGTACAACTTTGGCTTCTTTTCAAAGCCAGTTACTTAGAAAATCTAACAGACATTGTTTGCAACTCAGCCTAATCTTTGTTACACACTTGTTATatctaattaactaattagAGCATATAATTAGAAAACGATgttataaaataagaatttagaTTTTATACGTTgatagtgtaaaatattttatattgtctaatttatatttatttttttagataattatttacatataattaatataaagtgTAGATGATGTTTTATACTTGAATAcgcatataaaattattttatattattagtacattaaaattaaatttattaaaataatagtatcaaaattaactaattagaACATatattgtatcaaaattaatttttaaaatatagataGACTTATCTAATCTGACTcttgtatataattttaaaatttattcctAGCAGTCAacagaaatattaaaaaaaatagtgggtgaagtttttttgttaaatatttaaagttagtttaattattctgttggtttctatagttttgcgaaattttcaattagatctctatacttttttttcttttaattgggttcctgcactaaatttttttttcaattgagtttctatattttttttctttttatttgagtctctacaccattttttttttagttggatcctatacaattaagtcaATTACTACTAAaagagacctaattgaaaaaaaattggtgcagtgacccaattaaaaaaaaaagtataagaacctaattgaaaattttgtaaaactatAGGGACTAACAGAGTAATTAgacctttaaaatttaaacaaataaaaacgtTTTTCCTAAATGTCAATGGAAatcactttaatttttataatattatttcaccAAAAGTAAAGTCTTTAATGGATCACCAacgaattataactcaaatgacataatttcTCCGTACTCACTTAAAAATTATGCGTTCGAGTCTCtctatctttaataaaaaaaatctttaatagaTGAAAATTTAGACGGCCAGAACAATGTTTTGATCATGATAACAGCATAATATATTAAGGGAAAAATTATAATGGGTCATTGATCTAAAAGAGTATAAGCTGGAAAATAATTTGCAAGTATTCTAATAAAAGTAATATGAAAATAATAGTCAAATCTCATGGACATATACAATTATACATAACGTATTCACACACGACAACACaggtataaatatatgtatacgTATATGATGTATCCATAAACTAAATATAATGAAACATCTTGCTCAAATATGTCACTTCTGAAAATCACATGCATAAACCTGCAAAGTGCAAATTGATCAATAGAGTTTAAGCATTTTGTTGCCCGGTATCATTTCATCataacatatattaattaattatttgaattaaatatattaaattatttaacaattttccgttatatataatttttatataaagatacTTTTAAGCaatcactatatatatatttgttccAACAAACAAATGCTATCTGCCCTTCCCTCGGCTACCTTGATTTTTGGCTTATATATACGTGtagataattaatattttaatattgttaTCAAATTTGGCCACTTATTAGGCTAGCTATtctctttaattaatttgaagtttgaagcacgtgtctttttttaagataaattcttaattttgtaaaataaataatgtgtagttaaaaattattaaaaatggttataaatttatacagcaatcaacaaattaaattattcacCAAATcgaaaaaagaatagaaagaaaaaaaaactcgtCACAATATATACTTACTTCTTAATTAATAGTATTTGTTAAAAGGGCTTACAAGGGGAtagtagaaattaaaaaataatagaaaaataagctCAAATTATATTCATCTTTCAACACAAAATAACGCtacaaaaaaaatgatgaatacCATTGaatttatagtaaaaaaatCGAATAAAATCTAACAGTATACAAACGTAAGATTTTACGTCGGTATTTATTTACTAGAATAAATCTCGCCGATAATATAATACTGACAGATTTTTCGTCCGATGATAATTTCCGTTGAATATAGCGACGGTAATTTCCGTCGAATATAACAACGGAGTACGCTTAGGAAGCAGAAGAGACCTGTTGAACATTACTGTCAGATTACGTTGGCGCCATTTAATATGTTTCCGTGCCATCTTACTGTCGGATTATGCCAacggaaattaaaaaaaaaaaaacaaaattggcTAGGCTATTACTGTTGGTGTATTCCGACGGTAggcttttttaattttttttttatgaaattttccaTCCATATGTAATGTACCCTGATAACCAATAATTGAAATAGAACTTTAAACCTGCTGTGAAATATTAAACATACAAATTATGAATACGGAATGATGGTAATTAAAATATCTGAAACCATGTTAATTATATTACGTTCTTCTCAAAGTTTGGTAAAAAAGTACATATCATAGAATTATATTTACATTAGCCCTATTCAAATTCATCATTTTCGTCCTCTGGTTCACCATCCTTCTCTTCTAATGTAGTTTTCTGATCATCGAACTTAgcttcctcctcttcatctcCATCGACTCCATCTTCTTGTTGAAGATTGTCGTCCTCTGGTTGTAGTGCGTCGGCTTGTAGAATAAGGTCAATGATGTCATCATCTATAACAGCCGACCTAAGAGTGATCGGCTCACCAATATCAACCACTGTTTTCGAAAAAGTTGGATCATCAATCTGGTAAGGTTTATGACCCTCTGTCCTATCATCAGACTCGATGCGGCCTCTTGACTTAGTCTTAACCACAACCATCCAACTAGACTTGCATGAACCCGGATAAGGCAAATAGTATAGCTGTCGTGTATTTTGAGGTAGAATAAAAGGATTGTAGTGCCTATATTTCATGGTTACATTAATTTTAGTGATATCTTAGTTCTTGTGCTTTTGTGTTCCTTGTCGCGAACTTGGATCAAACTATTCACATTTAAACACACACACCTTGTACGTAGTGCAATAGAAATACTCTAATTCAATTATGTTGTTCAACACACTAAATTTAACCAATCAGAATGACCCTCGCCTGAATTATCACGAACCCAAACTCTAATGTGGATGTTTTCTTAGCTAAGAATGCTTCGCAGATGCTGCCCTCAATCCAAGCTCTGCTCTTCACGGCGTGCTTGAATGAACCAATCACCCTCTCAAATGGGTACATCTACCGAAATTGAACCGGTCACATAGTATTACTTCATACGGTAGGTGAACTGCTAAGTGTTTCATAACATCAAAAAATGATGGAGGGAATATCATCTTTAGCTTACGAAGTATGATGAGAATGTTATTGTCCATGACTGTGAGATTATTAATGCTAAGTTTCATAGCACATAACTTCCTAAAGAACTCACTATTTCTGTGAGGGGTTTTCATATGTTGGTTGGAAGTTTTTTGAACGCCGCAAAAAGCAAAGACTCCATGAAAATGTGGCAATCATGACTCTTCAACTCAGCAAGCCTACCCTGTGATACGTTTGTACACTTGCTCAAGTTAGAGATATAACTATCAGAAAATCTTAATCCTCTAACCCACTTACAAACATTTGCCTCTTGTCCTTCATTAGAGCGAACACCACCTTTAGTTTAGCCCACTGCCCGTTATCAAGTTTCTTTAAGTTTAGATCTGACCCCTTACAAATGTTAACCAAGTCTAACATAGCCTTATCATTATCATTTGTTCTCTCATCGTCCATTACTACGTGCATGATGTTATCAAACACGTTTTTTAATGTGTATCACATCAAGACAATGTTAAACCGAATTGTCTTTCTAATAAGGCAAATCCTAaaatatattatgtttaatCAAATTATTCTCCATGCTATATCCCGAAGGTCTCATACTTGCCCTGCTATCAACAATCCTTGGCATTCTACTAACACGATGCCAAACTTGCCTACCACCTAACTTCACGGGTGCCTCTTGGTGTTTAGTTGTATATCAAACTACGAATTCTTACCGCCATTCATCAACCAAAATATCTTTGTATCCTCCATGCAAGTGGGACATGCCATTCTGCCCTAAGTGGACCAATCTGACAACATCTCGTATGCAAAAAAATCGTTAATAGTCCACATCAACGCATAACACATTTGAAAGTTTGTCTTCGTCGAAATATCATACGTTTTTATCCCCATGGGTCTATAGCTCCTTCAACTGATCCATCAATGGCTGCATGTAGACATCTATTTTGGCTTTTGAATTGCTAGGACCAGGTATGTTGCAAATTATGAACATGTATGGTCCTTCATGCACATTTCGAGACTTAAGTTATAAGGAGTAACCACTACAGGCCAACAAGAATACACGTTGCCGAAATTAGAATTCGGTGCCAACCTGTCAGAGCTCAAAGCTAATCTAACATTTTTTCGACTTGCTCGCAAATGTAGGATGGACCCGATCAAAAATGTTTTCATGCTTCTCCGTGTGATGGATGCGTCATGATTCCATCATCTCTATTGTTATTG encodes the following:
- the LOC107467805 gene encoding protein IQ-DOMAIN 2, which encodes MGRKGSWFSAVKKVFGSENKKDQEKNTKPQKTHSHGHSHSNSKSKLGCFGHHDNNEAGNEAQGIVVVPALPRKKEPKQARVAGQNEPDQQAFSLVLATAVAAGAAVAAAAEATRPKTVTPRRREKLKDDEAAIIIQTAFRGYLARKKLRGLRGLSRLRTLVRGQSVKRQSASTLQCMQTLSKLQSQVRARKIRMSEENQALQRQLLQKREKELEKLQAAQAEWDHRKDSKEQVEAKLLHRQIATMRREKALAYSMTHQQTWRNNLKSGTNASFMDPNNPHWGWNWLERWMAVRPWEGQSTFQHNEPAPLISTARSTLSVGEITKLYTLRDDANISKNSPRAIKTGRSRSGLNSPSNVLTPSKSTAFFTASPTPRSLRAASPKLGSWGGDGDKRNAFGIRREGNRRHSIAISPARDDELLNSPMNRSPKKAAATKASKSFNMAKSSVSSSEKSSPAAAVNKRLSLSQSPTSNSRRLSTPGKVGTISNKSNAAGATMRK